In Shewanella sp. VB17, a single genomic region encodes these proteins:
- a CDS encoding phage tail assembly chaperone: MIPKLVFRGETLINIPADKQLLEELGLSESEANNVLDDYQTGGELDKIRAYRAPRLVEADYLVNIAMDKELDIAPFRIYRESLRDITEHEQVFSAVVWPEKPELPTET, from the coding sequence ATGATCCCTAAATTAGTATTTCGAGGTGAGACACTCATCAATATTCCGGCAGATAAGCAATTGCTAGAAGAGCTGGGATTGTCAGAAAGTGAAGCGAATAACGTGCTTGATGATTACCAAACGGGGGGCGAATTAGACAAAATTCGAGCGTATCGAGCCCCACGTCTAGTTGAAGCGGATTATTTAGTTAATATTGCTATGGATAAAGAGCTTGATATTGCCCCTTTTCGTATCTATCGAGAATCCCTGAGGGATATTACAGAACATGAGCAAGTGTTTTCTGCCGTAGTCTGGCCTGAAAAACCAGAACTTCCAACGGAAACCTAA